A region of Streptomyces sp. WMMC500 DNA encodes the following proteins:
- a CDS encoding TetR/AcrR family transcriptional regulator yields MPSKGSREPTESAGDRPAPRRRRADAERSRSAIVDAAVRLLGERPEASVEAIAAAAGVTRQTVYAHYPSRNEVLTAVFDRLTAETGAALDAARLDELPAATGLLRLLDVSWEIADRYPGLRHTEPPPADRRQEAEQHRPITDRLERIARRGQESGEFDRDADPRWLAAATVALGHAAGAEVAAGRMTPAAAAKELRKGVLRLYGAEA; encoded by the coding sequence TTGCCGTCCAAGGGATCCAGGGAACCCACGGAGTCCGCGGGAGACCGCCCGGCCCCGCGCCGCCGCCGCGCCGATGCCGAGCGCAGCCGCTCCGCCATCGTCGACGCCGCGGTCCGGCTGCTCGGCGAGCGGCCGGAGGCCAGCGTCGAGGCCATCGCCGCCGCCGCGGGCGTCACCCGCCAGACCGTCTACGCCCACTACCCGTCGCGCAACGAGGTGCTCACCGCCGTCTTCGACCGCCTCACCGCGGAGACCGGCGCCGCGCTCGACGCCGCGCGCCTCGACGAACTCCCCGCCGCCACCGGCCTGCTGCGGCTGCTCGACGTGAGCTGGGAGATCGCCGACCGCTACCCCGGCCTCCGGCACACCGAGCCGCCCCCCGCCGACCGCCGGCAGGAGGCGGAACAGCACCGGCCGATCACCGACCGGCTGGAGCGGATCGCCCGCCGCGGCCAGGAGTCGGGGGAGTTCGACCGCGACGCCGACCCCCGCTGGCTCGCCGCCGCCACCGTCGCCCTCGGCCACGCGGCGGGGGCGGAGGTCGCCGCCGGCCGGATGACCCCGGCCGCCGCGGCGAAAGAGCTGCGCAAGGGGGTGCTGCGGCTGTACGGGGCCGAGGCGTAG
- a CDS encoding MarR family transcriptional regulator: MSFRPPVATHVSPDVAEIERALSRIAYLSGRARQHERLMALAGVPLDRAAVALLRQIEDSEPLRLGELADRLGVEASHVTRQVQQLQKAAYVSRVPDPDDRRAQRIQLTEAGREAIGRIREVACRGMQGALAEWSPEDLRRLAELFHRMVDDFVAHIDE; the protein is encoded by the coding sequence ATGTCATTCCGGCCACCAGTAGCCACCCACGTTTCCCCCGACGTGGCCGAGATCGAGCGCGCCCTCAGCCGCATCGCGTACCTGAGCGGCCGGGCCCGGCAGCACGAGCGGCTGATGGCGCTCGCGGGGGTGCCGCTGGACCGGGCGGCGGTGGCGCTGCTGCGGCAGATCGAGGACTCCGAGCCGCTGCGCCTCGGCGAGCTGGCGGACCGGCTGGGGGTCGAGGCGTCGCATGTGACGCGGCAGGTGCAGCAGTTGCAGAAGGCGGCCTACGTCTCCCGCGTCCCGGATCCGGACGACCGCCGGGCGCAGCGCATCCAGCTCACCGAGGCCGGGCGCGAGGCGATCGGGCGCATCCGGGAGGTGGCGTGCCGGGGAATGCAGGGGGCGCTGGCGGAGTGGTCGCCGGAGGATCTGCGCCGGCTCGCGGAGCTCTTCCACCGGATGGTCGACGACTTCGTCGCGCACATCGACGAGTAG
- a CDS encoding nuclear transport factor 2 family protein produces the protein MTARETTDARRFVAEFFTSFTREVTADDGDPGPVVDRYYTPDIVQTADGIRIDRARLVAHIRPVRKNLSDFAFEVHEALRDGDRIAARFTIHATDRRGRCTGTEVHLFGELAPDGRIRRTHQLSRTVRTPGTDGDGTPAEEAGEEGDGS, from the coding sequence ATGACGGCCCGTGAGACGACCGACGCCCGCCGCTTCGTGGCCGAGTTCTTCACCTCCTTCACGCGGGAGGTCACGGCGGACGACGGTGACCCCGGCCCGGTGGTCGACCGCTACTACACACCGGACATCGTGCAGACGGCCGACGGGATCCGCATCGACCGGGCGCGGCTGGTGGCGCACATCCGCCCGGTCCGCAAGAACCTCTCGGACTTCGCCTTCGAGGTGCACGAGGCGCTGCGGGACGGCGATCGGATAGCCGCCCGCTTCACGATTCACGCCACGGACCGCAGGGGCCGGTGCACCGGCACGGAGGTCCATCTCTTCGGCGAGCTGGCCCCGGACGGCCGGATACGCCGGACCCACCAGCTCAGCAGGACCGTCAGGACCCCGGGGACGGACGGGGACGGCACGCCCGCGGAAGAAGCGGGCGAGGAGGGGGACGGCTCGTGA
- a CDS encoding carbohydrate binding domain-containing protein, translating into MRIRNRLIAYLSAALLAGAGAVALPTTAQAANLLDDPGFESGSLADWNCADGAGSVVSSPVRSGTRALSGAATASSNARCAQTVAVQPGTTYTLSGWVRGSYVYLGVTGGNATWTASATNYTELTTSFTTGANQTTAEVYVHGWYGQGTYYADDITLDGPGGQPDTEAPGAPGTPRVTGTGATSVSLAWDAATDNVGVTGYDVYRDGTLATTVTGTTATVTGLTPSTEYAFTVRAKDRAGNASPLTAAVRATTDEDGGGNAFVQAAPYLYLGWGDPPSPTEVMSATGIKWYTMAFILAQNGCNPAWDSQRPLTGGQDQAAINAIRAAGGDVVPSIGGWSGNKLGPNCGTAEALAGAYQKVIDAYDLNAIDVDIENTDEFENPTVQDRILNALKIVKQNNPGLRTILTFPTLNTGPNSWGNRLIERAHALQADIDNFTIMPFNFGGHADMYGNTVRATEGLKAKLTSVFGWTDAEAYAHIGISGMNNNSDVGEVTTPQIWTQIRDWANSHDIGRLAFWSVNRDRPNWEFTRITAGFTG; encoded by the coding sequence GTGCGTATCCGAAACCGCTTAATCGCCTACCTGAGCGCCGCGCTGCTCGCCGGCGCCGGCGCGGTGGCCCTGCCCACCACGGCGCAGGCCGCCAACCTGCTCGACGACCCGGGCTTCGAATCCGGCAGCCTGGCCGACTGGAACTGCGCCGACGGGGCCGGCTCCGTCGTGAGCAGCCCCGTCCGCAGCGGCACCAGGGCGCTCTCCGGCGCCGCGACCGCGAGCAGCAACGCCCGCTGTGCCCAGACCGTCGCCGTGCAACCCGGCACCACGTACACCCTGTCCGGCTGGGTGCGCGGCAGCTACGTCTATCTCGGCGTGACCGGCGGCAACGCCACCTGGACGGCGTCGGCCACCAACTACACCGAGCTGACGACGTCGTTCACCACCGGCGCCAACCAGACCACCGCCGAGGTCTACGTCCACGGCTGGTACGGCCAGGGCACCTACTACGCCGACGACATCACCCTCGACGGCCCCGGCGGCCAGCCCGACACCGAGGCGCCCGGCGCACCGGGCACCCCCCGCGTCACCGGCACCGGCGCCACCTCCGTCTCGCTCGCCTGGGACGCCGCCACCGACAACGTCGGCGTCACGGGCTACGACGTCTACCGCGACGGCACCCTGGCCACCACGGTGACCGGCACCACCGCCACCGTCACCGGGCTCACCCCGAGCACCGAGTACGCCTTCACCGTCCGTGCCAAGGACCGGGCCGGCAACGCCTCGCCGCTCACCGCCGCGGTGCGGGCCACGACCGACGAGGACGGCGGCGGCAACGCCTTCGTCCAGGCGGCCCCGTACCTCTACCTGGGCTGGGGCGACCCGCCGAGCCCGACCGAGGTGATGAGCGCGACCGGCATCAAGTGGTACACGATGGCGTTCATCCTGGCCCAGAACGGCTGCAACCCGGCGTGGGACAGCCAGCGTCCGCTCACCGGCGGCCAGGACCAGGCCGCCATCAACGCCATCCGCGCGGCCGGCGGCGACGTCGTCCCCTCCATCGGCGGCTGGAGCGGCAACAAGCTCGGCCCCAACTGCGGCACGGCCGAGGCGCTGGCCGGCGCCTACCAGAAGGTGATCGACGCCTACGACCTGAACGCGATCGACGTCGACATCGAGAACACCGACGAGTTCGAGAACCCGACGGTGCAGGACCGCATCCTGAACGCGCTCAAGATCGTCAAGCAGAACAACCCCGGGCTGCGGACCATCCTCACCTTCCCCACGCTCAACACCGGCCCCAACTCCTGGGGCAACCGTCTGATCGAGCGGGCCCACGCCCTCCAGGCGGACATCGACAACTTCACCATCATGCCGTTCAACTTCGGCGGTCACGCGGACATGTACGGCAACACCGTCCGCGCCACCGAGGGGCTGAAGGCCAAGCTCACCTCCGTCTTCGGCTGGACCGATGCGGAGGCGTACGCCCACATCGGCATTTCGGGCATGAACAACAACAGTGACGTGGGCGAGGTCACCACGCCGCAGATCTGGACCCAGATCCGCGACTGGGCCAACTCCCACGACATCGGCCGGCTGGCCTTCTGGTCGGTCAACCGCGACCGTCCGAACTGGGAGTTCACCCGCATCACCGCCGGCTTCACCGGCTGA
- a CDS encoding haloacid dehalogenase type II: MPEIRDAEIVVFDVLGTLVDEPGGLRAEIRAAAPAADDAAADDLLALWQGHVEAEQARMARGQRPYADSETVDREAAELVAERAGVTDPAAVARLATATRRLPPWPDSAAGLDRVARHFPVAGLSNAAGPALLRLAAHGGLRWHQALSGAAVRAYKPAPEVYRLAAEAADCPPERVLMVAAHAWDLRAARENGLRTAYVPRPVGDPPAETDAFDWHFDGLDGLVEALTAQ; this comes from the coding sequence ATGCCCGAGATCCGCGACGCCGAGATCGTCGTCTTCGACGTCCTCGGCACGCTCGTCGACGAACCCGGCGGGCTGCGCGCGGAGATCCGCGCCGCAGCGCCCGCGGCCGACGACGCGGCGGCCGACGACCTCCTCGCGCTGTGGCAGGGGCACGTCGAGGCCGAGCAGGCGCGGATGGCCCGGGGGCAGCGCCCGTACGCCGACAGCGAGACCGTCGACCGCGAAGCAGCCGAACTCGTCGCCGAACGCGCCGGCGTCACCGACCCCGCGGCCGTCGCCCGGCTGGCCACCGCCACCCGCCGGCTCCCCCCGTGGCCCGACTCCGCCGCCGGACTCGACCGCGTCGCCCGGCACTTCCCGGTGGCCGGGCTCTCCAACGCCGCGGGACCCGCGCTGCTCCGGCTCGCCGCGCACGGCGGGCTGCGCTGGCACCAGGCCCTGTCGGGCGCGGCGGTACGGGCCTACAAGCCGGCGCCGGAGGTCTACCGGCTCGCCGCCGAGGCCGCCGACTGCCCGCCCGAGCGGGTGCTGATGGTCGCCGCGCACGCCTGGGACCTGCGGGCGGCGCGGGAGAACGGCCTGCGGACGGCGTACGTCCCGCGGCCGGTCGGCGATCCGCCGGCGGAGACCGACGCGTTCGACTGGCACTTCGACGGTCTCGACGGTCTCGTGGAGGCCCTGACGGCGCAGTAG
- a CDS encoding lytic polysaccharide monooxygenase, whose protein sequence is MTMAVQRLVRAGRSLRLRRTLALAGVAGVATAALAVPTPASAHGVAMVPGSRTFLCYKDLLANSSTQMPQNPACKAAVQSAGTTPLYNWFAVLDSNAGGRGQGYVADGKLCSAGDRSPYNFSPYNAARTDWPVTHLTSGSNIKLEYSNWAHHPGRFEVYITNNGWSPSGALSWGDLTHLQTVTNPPQAGGAGSDGGHYYWDLQLPQRSGQHMLFVQWIRSDSQENFFSCSDVVFDGGNGQVTGLTPGALSADEVQALGADQENTKADPVKGAHGDHGTHSGQTQAVETLDAGDSNLAAASDDSSPVLPAALAGVGAVIFAGGALVYNQRRNGPARQQG, encoded by the coding sequence ATGACCATGGCTGTCCAACGACTCGTCCGCGCCGGAAGATCACTCCGCCTCCGGCGCACGCTCGCACTCGCCGGGGTCGCGGGCGTCGCGACCGCCGCGCTGGCGGTGCCGACGCCCGCGTCGGCCCACGGCGTCGCGATGGTGCCCGGCTCGCGTACGTTCCTGTGCTACAAGGACCTGCTCGCGAACAGCTCCACGCAGATGCCGCAGAACCCGGCGTGCAAGGCGGCGGTGCAGTCCGCCGGCACGACGCCGCTGTACAACTGGTTCGCCGTGCTGGACTCCAACGCCGGCGGGCGCGGCCAGGGCTACGTGGCGGACGGCAAGCTCTGCAGCGCCGGCGACCGCAGCCCGTACAACTTCTCGCCGTACAACGCGGCCCGCACCGACTGGCCGGTCACCCACCTCACCTCCGGCTCGAACATCAAGCTCGAGTACAGCAACTGGGCGCACCACCCCGGCCGGTTCGAGGTGTACATCACCAACAACGGCTGGAGCCCGTCCGGGGCGCTGTCCTGGGGCGACCTGACGCACCTGCAGACGGTCACCAACCCGCCGCAGGCGGGGGGCGCGGGCTCGGACGGCGGGCACTACTACTGGGACCTGCAACTCCCGCAGCGCAGTGGGCAGCACATGCTGTTCGTCCAGTGGATCCGCTCGGACAGCCAGGAGAACTTCTTCTCCTGCTCCGACGTCGTCTTCGACGGCGGCAACGGCCAGGTCACCGGCCTGACGCCGGGCGCGCTGTCGGCGGACGAGGTCCAGGCGCTGGGCGCGGACCAGGAGAACACCAAGGCCGACCCGGTCAAGGGCGCGCACGGCGACCACGGCACGCACAGCGGGCAGACGCAGGCCGTGGAGACGCTGGACGCGGGTGACTCGAACCTGGCCGCCGCGTCCGACGACTCGTCGCCGGTGCTGCCCGCGGCGCTGGCGGGTGTGGGCGCGGTGATCTTCGCCGGCGGGGCGCTGGTGTACAACCAGCGGCGGAACGGTCCGGCGAGGCAGCAGGGCTGA
- a CDS encoding glycoside hydrolase family 6 protein has translation MRAHLPRRAHRTALAGLLGAALAFAGAASAAPAAAPGSGERQAADLQGPLYVDPDSQVRRWTAANPGDSRQPVIADRIASQPQARWLSHYDPGTVQQEVAGYMSAAGDALPVLSVYGIPDRDCGGASSGGAPDLPSYQNWIRLIASGLGDHPVVIILETDALALEDCLDQAGRDARHAALRQAVTTLKSAGPQTHVYLDGGHSGWHSPADQAARLSASGVAEADGVFTNVSNFHTTADEVAYGKQILAAVGDPDLNLVVDTSRNGNGSNGEWCDPSGRALGANPTLSTGDDAVDALLWVKPPGEADGCAAGAGQFVPDLAYALATN, from the coding sequence ATGCGCGCACACCTCCCGCGCCGAGCGCACCGCACGGCCCTGGCCGGCCTCCTCGGCGCCGCCCTCGCCTTCGCCGGGGCGGCCTCCGCGGCCCCGGCCGCGGCGCCCGGCTCCGGCGAACGGCAGGCCGCGGACCTCCAGGGCCCGCTGTACGTCGACCCCGACTCCCAGGTCCGGCGGTGGACGGCGGCCAACCCCGGCGACTCGCGGCAGCCCGTCATCGCCGACCGCATCGCCTCCCAGCCGCAGGCCCGCTGGCTCTCCCACTACGACCCCGGCACCGTGCAGCAGGAAGTCGCCGGCTACATGTCCGCCGCCGGTGACGCCCTGCCCGTGCTCTCGGTCTACGGCATCCCCGACCGCGACTGCGGCGGCGCCAGCTCCGGCGGCGCCCCCGACCTGCCCTCGTACCAGAACTGGATCCGGCTGATCGCCTCGGGCCTCGGCGACCACCCCGTGGTGATCATCCTGGAGACCGACGCGCTCGCCCTGGAGGACTGCCTCGACCAGGCCGGCCGCGACGCCCGGCACGCGGCGCTGCGGCAGGCCGTCACCACCCTGAAGTCCGCCGGCCCGCAGACCCACGTCTACCTCGACGGCGGCCACTCCGGATGGCACTCCCCCGCCGACCAGGCCGCGCGGCTGTCCGCCTCCGGGGTCGCGGAGGCCGACGGCGTGTTCACCAACGTCTCCAACTTCCACACCACGGCCGACGAGGTCGCGTACGGCAAGCAGATCCTCGCCGCCGTCGGCGACCCGGACCTGAACCTCGTCGTGGACACCAGCCGCAACGGCAACGGCTCCAACGGCGAGTGGTGCGACCCCTCCGGCCGCGCGCTGGGCGCGAACCCGACGCTCTCGACCGGGGACGACGCCGTCGACGCGCTGCTGTGGGTCAAGCCGCCCGGCGAGGCGGACGGCTGCGCGGCGGGCGCGGGGCAGTTCGTCCCCGACCTGGCGTACGCGCTGGCGACCAACTGA
- a CDS encoding heavy-metal-associated domain-containing protein, producing MIESRHTVLGMVCGHCAAIVGEEIGRVPGVTDVRVDIAAETVVVRADRPVPEADIHAAVEEAGYTPGPPPAERPTTPRS from the coding sequence GTGATCGAGTCGCGTCACACCGTGCTGGGCATGGTGTGCGGTCACTGCGCGGCAATCGTCGGCGAGGAGATCGGCCGCGTCCCGGGCGTCACGGACGTGCGCGTGGACATAGCGGCCGAGACCGTCGTCGTACGGGCGGACCGTCCGGTGCCGGAGGCGGACATCCACGCCGCCGTCGAGGAAGCCGGCTACACGCCGGGCCCGCCCCCGGCCGAACGACCCACGACACCACGGAGTTAG